The DNA region GAAGTCAGACACGAGTCAATGTGTTAGTGAAGAAAACTTCTGTCTGATAACAGTGATAACTGAGGTGACTTGTTGAGTATAACAACAACTCAACTTATATAAATAGTTTCTTTTTAAGATGCTTTGTTGAAGTTAGACTTATATTTTGTGAGACGAACCATTTAAAGCCATCTTTGAAAACCGAAACCTCAAAATTAAGTAAgtagaattttatttatatagcacctttcaagacagagatcacaaagtgcttcataaAGAAATGCCAGAGCATTtacaacaaaaaagacaaaaagaagttAACCAAACACAAAGATtagtttttagttgtttttttaaaagagactaCAGAGACTACAGTGTCCACAGATCTCAAGGTCAAAGGTGGagagttccagagtctgggggccacagtggcaaaagttATGTCTCCCTTAGTTCTCAGCCATGCTACTATATAAGCTAAGATTCAAAGATTTCTAAAAGTTTTACAGAAAATAAGCTCTGTCTGTAAAGACTACGAGCCAGAAAACTTGAAACTTAACTGGGAAAGCTTTAATAAATCCAGTTTTAAACATCATTTATAACACCATCTCCAGTTACTGGATTTAAAGGTGTTCTGTCCCATATAACAATAAGAACTTGTGCCTCTTCTCACTTTAACTTTGATTTGATCCATAAGTCATTCCACAGGCACAACAGGTCAGCTAACATTGGCCAACCACCACAGCCGACTGAGAGAATAATCAAAATATGAGCACAGATTTTCACTCAGCACTTTTGGAAAGAAGATACTGCAGAGATGTGATATATGGTTTATAAACTCTAAGATTCTATTAGCTTGTTGTATATCAATCCTTACAAATGTGCTGTACAGTGGTTTATAGTTTGCATCTAAAAGATAGATATGAAATCCTGATATGAAGCCTCCAGCTGAGCGTGCTCATGCTTGACCAGAGAGCAGATGTTTACCGGGCTAGAGGTGACAGGAGCTAAAGGGCTGGTTTCAACAGATTTCTGTACAACAGGGCGTCTTTGTTTGAGGTTCTTCCTCACAGTCTTCATTTTTAAGACCCAGAAGGTTCCTTTATTTTAGTGTGAAGAAGTTTAAATACATActgaaaatatttacatttaataaagCATCCATTTATAAAACTGAGGAACCGCCTCAGATGTTTAATAGAAGgaatgtgtctctgtgtttccacaTAAAACTGGTAAAATGTCATCACAGAAAAATCCTGCTGTGATGAATCAAAGGAACTCATCAGCAGGTTCTTGTGTTTAACCACCTTAGTTTGGCTTACAGTGGCGGGCCATGAGTGATGTCTTTGTCACTTAGAAGGCTGCACCACTGAGGAGGATCAGTAATGATGATTATTAGTCATTTTTGACAACTTGCAACATGCTGCATACTGGTGCAATGAAAAGTCCCAAACTTACACCACTCTTCTTCACATGTTTTTGCACTCTGTAAAGTTATCCATTGAGCCCTATTTAGGTGTGCTGGATCTGGCTCTCAGGGAACCCATTTGTACTAAACATGTGAAGCTGACACTTGAGTAGAAATCTAGAATATTTCCATTTGAAAAAAGCAGTCTTGAGATTGAACGTTATACTCTGGCAGGTTCAATTAAAGGTAAAATAAGGTGTAGACTTTCAAATATTTAAGAAAGGCAATGTGgaataataaatatgtttagAAGTGGAAAGTggaaaaaggtaaaaatataTAGGAAAACTACAGCCTGACAATGCAGCAGATAACTTCATGTACCAGTGAAACCTGTCACCAGTGGATAAAAATATCATTTCTTGAAAGATGATGGTTATTAATCTTCTATTGAAGATAAAAGCCTGAAATTACTCAGAAACATCTTCAtattgtatataaaagatgggagTCATAGCTGGTGGTACAGTCCAGGCTATGGCACCATGTTGTGGGTTTGGATCTCTTAGTTGGAGGAGTCAGATCTCTCGGCTAAATGTGGCCCTGTCTGTAACTTGGACACTAATTTGGACCAAACTGTTATTTCTTTTCTGATTTTTATGTCCAAATGCTAGAAAATTAAGATGAGTTGAAACTGTAAATTTGATTTTCTGTTGTAAACAAGTTGCCTCCAAGGCTGGAAGTGAAAGCCATCTTTAACATTTTGGTACTTTTGCCATTATTGACTCAGATGAGCTAGGACACAAAATCTGGGTACATGTGtctgcttttattgtgaaacactAGAGGAATTCCTTAGTTTTTACAAATAAACAATAACCATGAGTGAACAAGGATGAAGAAACCATGAGAAAAACAGGCCTGTTTGAGATTTTACagtacttattgttttattgtctctgccctgctctctgtagctgtgaACTGTGCTCCATCAACCCTTGAAGCTGCTAACCCTGTACTGTGTAGATCGGAGATGTCGGAGATGTCCAACCTTACCCTTAAGTCCTACAAGCATCCTGCATTAGCTCTCCTTATACctctttcacacacaaacacacactgctcaTTATTAGAATCAGTTAGCGATTTATCTTATTCAGTTTGATTCAGTTTGTGCCTCTCAAGGAATTTTTATTCTCTGACTGCCGAACTGAACAATCTTACTTGTGTCACATGATATTCCTGCTTTAATTCACCAAACAGGCGTTGACGGATAGAGGTGGTGCAGACAGTCCTCTATAGGTTTAATCAGATGGTGTACATGTGAGGACTGATAGGCACCTGTATTTTATAACTTTTGCACATACCTGCTCCAGTTTTGTAAATTTCGCTTTATGCTGACATCATAAGTAATTGTTACCTTCAGTAATCATCATTATTTCCATTTAGGATCTGATAATGGTGTTTTATTAGGACCACAGAGATTTTTCTCCGGGAGATCTGATTTCCAGAGATGAAGCTGCATCAATCTTTTATTCACAGTAATTCAAACTATTTTAGCTGCTAAAATTATtactgtatttttcggaccataaggcgcactggattataaggtgcactaagcgaaacaaaacagtcagataagtcaaactttatgcaactcattcttcttgctccctcaacttccgtaccattgattcattaatgctgaatccttttgcagctgctctattcccatgttgtttcagtatattaatgactaacctcgtattgtcgatggattatctcagttgttctcctgactaatgtttggtccgtttacagcatcctgacatgcgattgcatttgtcgaAATCATCAGGAACCCttacgttaacttttattgagtggaaaaaagttagtgttcatcctccagcttcactgattttatgttatgctaacataactgtgtcgctagcgatcacgtagcacatcattatatatcagctagcccaacttcagtaaccctacaaaagtcactgctgtttacttttctgtcttcatttatgttggaagtgatagcagagctgtatgttttaatttgtttcagaaatctctcagtcagaacatgctatatcatgtttagatggaaactagcgagctaacttccagctaacttctaactccattaaatttaataaattctgtcaTCATGGATgccttaattgttacacctggtaaagcagcaacgctgatcattttattaaagatgagagaatttagacagtttttaaatctcagtgatgccgcagtgctcgtttgactttgggacctgaagcagacggagttttggacccagattattctgcaaggctcctgactacagtagccgtaatgctctggtgcggcttcgtagctgaCCAAAGTCgtagtaaaacatttttttgaccAATTTTTGAGCGCCGAgcaccacataaaatcagttcaaggtcagtaagcacaaccaaaATTCATACATATGGTGCACCGAATTATAAGGCCTACTGTCCATTTTtgtgaaaattaaataaaaatgctttttattcACGGTTTTACATGCAAAATGCAACATTTGGTTAAACAACttatctcagctgttttctttGAGTatcttttttaatgtgttgcATGCAGAGattaaaaaattacaatcaaACCAAAGCCATCTGAAACATATATTTCACACCACTTCCCATTAACCTGAAAATGCCAGTGTCTGTAAAATCATGAATCAAtcttaaactaaactaaatttaAAGATTTCCCAGCATAAAGCTTTCAGTTTGGGTGATGTTTTGTAACAATAACTTTATGGTTTCATCTGCTTTTTGTTTAAGTTAGAGTTAGCATAAAGACATTTAtaggaatctttttttaaatttgaatggCAAGCTTTTTATCTGCACTCGTGATAAAACCCCTCAGAGGCACAAACTGATGCTTGTGGCTCGCACattttgcagcattttggacattTTCCAACACGTCTGAAAAAGTGACTTTTTGTTGGAAACCTGCAAAGTTTTCTTAGTGCATGACTTTGACTGCATTAGCCCAGCAGTCGTACAAACCTGGGGATGTTGTGTTGTACTGGCAGTAGTGGAATTAGTTTccgtctgtgtgagtgtgaagCTGCTGCCCTCCATCGAGAACCTTTACTGACACTTCTCCCAAAAACAGCGCTGCCAAACTGGTCTGAATAAGCCAAAAGTTTCTGTGTGTAGAAGTGGTTTAAGTGTTTCACATGTTAGACCTCCACCCATCAATGTTACATCGTGTTTTTAACTAAAAGAATCCTGTTTGTTAAACTGTTGATAATATATGCAGAAGAGTtatgaaataaacagaaactaaCTGGAAACTGCTGCTTGGCTGCTTTTCACTGTTCTTCCACTTGGTGGCGCTGTTAATGAATTTTCTGCATTTCAAACAAACTTGCCTGTACAAAAGTCTCTTAATGTAGAGCGGCCACATCACAGTAGTTACTTATTTAATACCATTGTACCCATTCTTTGAAGTTAGTTTTTGGACCCTGCACAGCACACAGaaagtaatttaatttaattcagttctattttaattatatagcCTCAAAGTACAACAACAATCAACTCAAGGTGCTTcatgttgtaaggtaaagaccctacaataatacagagaaaactccaacaatcaaatgCCCCATGTATAAACACATAATGAGTGAAAAAATGAGTAGAGAAGagacactcagtgcatcatggaaaTCCCTcagcagcctagacctattgcaatcataactaagggaggactcagggtcacctgatccagccctacctaaatgctttagcaaaaaggatagttttaagcctaatcttaaaagtagagatagtgtctgtcttcTCAGTCCAAACTGGAAGATCATTCTACAGAAGAGGGGCTGAAAAGaagaaggctctgcctcccattctacttttaaatagtctaggaacaacaagtaagcctgcagtgcgagagtgaagagctctaatggggtgatatggtactatgaggtcattaagataagatggggcctggttATTCAAGGCCTTTTATTTGAGGAGCATAATTTTAATcttgattctggatttaacagggagacaatgaagagaagccaatatacGAGAAATAAgtgctctctttctagtccctgtcagtactcttgctgcagcattttggatcaactgtaggcttttcagggagtttttagcaCATCCTGATAATgacgaattacagtagtccagcctagaattAATAAATGTATGAACTAGTTTTCAGCATCACACTTAGATACtgtatttctaagatttttagggctgagtaaaataacctcagttgtatctgaatttaaaagcagaaaattagaggtcatccaggtctttatatcTTTAAGACAGTCCCGCAGtttatctgtccatgaagccagataacacagaCCAAgttgggtatcatctgcatagcagtgaaaatgtatggtATGCCTTCCAGTGATACTGCCTAAAGGaaacatgtataatgtaaacagaactagtcCTATCATGGAACACTGTGGAAATTTATAAATAACCtagtgtgaagaggactctccatttacatgaacaaaaagATGCCAGAAGCCACTTTGCTGGGTACACATTCTTATTCTCATTCTTATTATTAACAGCATAATCAGCTGCTGTTGGTGTAATGGTGGGTCTTGTTAAATGGTTTCCATCAGCAGGTTCAAAGTCAGTTAATCAAAGGGCTACACATGTACAGGTTAATGACATTTCTGGATTACAGCCTGTTGTTGAAGATCCTTCATAAGCCCACAACAAAGGGTCGTTTAAAACAGTCACCTGCCATAATCATATGTAGTCAGACAAAATAATTACTTCTGCTTATGGAGTTACAGCCAACCCACAGTGACCTGTTTACAATCGTGAGTATGACAAAGCAGAATAAATCACGATACACAAAAGAATCCCTTATTTTAATgcaatacaatacaactttatttatatagcacatttaaaaaccaacggtataccaaagtgcttcacaataaaacagcaggTTAAAACATGAATAATATAAGACCCTTAACAAAGTACTGAATGTGCTAACAGGTCAATGGCactaattacacaagaataaaagtgaatatcaaatcaaacttgctaaaaaacacacaggtttTAAATAGAAAAAGGTATATAGAAAGATAAAATTGGAATTAAGTATAAAATACAGGCGTTAATTAACCAGGAAAGAAAGATTAAATAAGTGAGTTTAAATGATTGGATGGAGTCAGATGCGCGAATAGCAATGGGAAGGTTGTTCCACAGGTTAGGTGCAACCAGAGCAAACGCACGGTCACCTCTGGTCTTAAGCCGAGATCTAGGCTGTACCAAGAGTAATTGGTTGGATGATCTGAGGGCTCTCCCAGGGGTGTATGGTCTAAGAAGTTTGACGAGATACCTAGGTGCTGTATTATTTATGATTTTGAAGGTAAGCAGcaatattttaaatttgatgcgGTATTTGATGGGAAGCCAATGCAAATCAGTAAGGACGGGGTGATAGAGGTAAACCTTCCGGTACCAGTCAAAAGGCGTGCCGCAGCATTTTGGACAAGCTGTAATCTATAGAGAAGAGCAGCATGGAGACCAAAGTAAAGGGAATCACAGTAATCTAATCTAGAGGTCACAAAGGCATGAATAAGCTTTTCAAGATCCTTATGTAGTACGTAATGCTTAGCCTTCGAAATAACACAGTTGGTAGAAGCTAGATTTGACTACAGAGGGCACTTGTTTGTCAAATTTGAAAgagctgtccagcagcacaCCTAGATTACTAACAGTGTCAGAGAGAAAAGTGGCAAGGGATCCAAAGGTAACAACTAGTTGGCCCCGGGGGAAATGACTGTCAAACACCACAATTTcggttttcttttcatttaagatAAGAGAGTTGCCCAAAAGCCATTCTTTGACTTCTGTCATGCGCTCTAGGAAGCAGTGCAtgttgtatttttcaaagattaaGCCTAGAGGTAGCATATAGAGTGAGAATAACATTGGGCCCAACACAGAGCCTTGAGGCACGTCACAGCAGAAGGATGCAGCAGAAGAAGAATAGGTACCCAGAGTGATAGAGGAGGACCTGTTCGAAAGATATGATTTAAACCATTTAAGGGTGTCACCTCTAATGCCAACTGTATGTTCTAACCTCATTAGTAGAATATTATGGTCCACCATATCAAAGGCTGAGGACAAGTCCAGTAAGACTAAGACCGCAGAACGACCTGAATCGGATATTAGGAGAAGATCATTAAGGACTCTCAGCAGAGCTGTTTCAGTGCTATGATGTGGtttaaagccagactgaaatttATCACTGATGTTGTTCGCATCCAGATAGTTCTCTCACAACTCCAGGCCTATCTTTTCCAAGATTTTGGACAGGAACAGGAGTTTGCAAATCGGCCTGTAGTTCACAAAGTCATTATGATCGAGGCTCCTTTATTTGAGAACAGGCTGCACTAAAAGCATGTTTAAAGGCTGACGGAACATGGTCGGAAAGCAATGATGAATTCATTAGAGTTAAAATATTGGGCCCAATTGCATCAAAACCATCCAGAATTTGCATTTTTCAGTTGTTCAACTATTTGCTTAAGGGCAGTGAGTGACACCGACTCAAACTGATGAAAGGTTGATAAACATCCTGGGGTGAAAGCAGGGCTCACAACCAAAGGGTGTGAAGACTTGAGAGATAAAATTTTATCTGTGAAGTAATTTAAAAATTGTTCGCAGAGAGCTGGAGAAGACACCGTCTGCATTTAATTAAAGGAATTGACCACTGaattaaagattttaaacagCATTCGAGGATTATGCCATTGGTCTCAATAATTTCAGAAAAGAAAGTCGCTTTAGCCATTTCAGTAGCATTTTGAAACTTCATGCGGCTGGTACGTAAGATATCAAAGGATACCTGGAGCTTATCTTTTTTCCACCTCCTCTCGGCTCGGCGACACACATGTCTTAGGGCACGTGTAGAGAACTGCACCCATAGGCCCTCAGGGTGCAGTTCTGTATTGCATAAATCAACATCAAAAATAACTGGGAAGTGATCAGAAATCCCAACATTGTCAATGTTCTTAATACAAATGTCCAGGCCATATGAAAAAAACAGCTCAAGGGTATGGCCTTTAAAGTGGGTTAACCACTGAACAAGGTTAAGAGAGTCAGTTAGAGCAAGAAAGTCTTTGACTAAAGGATCATCCTTAAAACAgatatgaatattaaaatcaccagtgataagaacacagttatatttaaaaagaacagatCCTAATAGATCAACAAAGTCACGTATAAAAGCCTTGCTGTATTTCGGCGGTCGGTAGACCACAACACACAGAGTTTTAGAAGAATCGGCCAACTCCAGTAATTGAACTTCAAAGTTAGGGGAGGGGAGCTGCCGaattttagatttatttttaaaaaccgaGGCTAAGCCACCACCTCTGCCCGTAAGCCTAGGTGAGCTGAAGAAGGCACAGTCTGGGGGGAGAAGCTCCGAGAAGGAGAACGACTCACCAGGGCGAATCCAAGTCTCCGTCAGGAACAAAACGTCCAGCCCCAAGCCGAGGaaaatgtcatttaaaacaaaagtctTATTCACCAGCGACCTTACATTTAGTAGAGCCATCCGTGTCATGGGCGCCATGTCCCTACTCGTAGTGCGTCGCAAACGGCTTAGGTTGCAGTGATGCATGCCACCTCTGGAAGACGTTATCCAGGTGCGAATAGGCAGGCATGCCACTGGGAGGGCTGGGTAGACTTGCTTTCCGACGGAGCAGATCCACCGATGGCTAAGCGATCTGGCAAGAAGGCAGTCacgggaggaggagagaggacatAGAATATCCATGCTAGCATGTGGATTAGCCATAGTGTTAATTTGGGTTTAACCCAGGACTGTATAGGCGTTGACTGAATAGCAGTGGTGTTTACCTTGGGGTGTCGGTCAGAACACACAGGACGCACAAATAATGTCATTCCATCTTTACTATGATTCTTTAGCTTAACAGCACAGTACAGCAGCACAGTAATGCAACCACAGGCTTACAGAGCGATGTACAAGAACTCGTAGGTAGGGAAgtggagtgagtgtgtgtggtctGCGAACAGAACATATACAAAAAACTGAATATAATAAACATTTACATCATAAATTATGATTCATTAGCTTTCTTCCAATCTAACCAGAACTACAAATGGGAATTCCTATATGAACATCTCCATGCACAAGTTTTATACACTACTCACAAAACCTTACAGTACATGACATTAATTGCCAATACACCCAACAATACtgtatcacaagacattaaatcGTTTTAGCTTACAGCTAACAAGTATGTAGCATAACAGCTAGCATTAGCAGCATAAACTAGCCACACAGCGAACAGGTCAATACACATTGCACATCCACTAAACGCCTAAATGGCATAAAAGACTAAAACTGTCCTTTCCAGGCAGGGCTCCATGTCTACTCACAGTTCTTTAGCGACGCACACAACTCACACCGTGTGTAGACATCCACTGCTGAGTCAGTTTGCCAGGTGGCTCTTGCTATATGTTAGTTCCAACTCTGTGCTCTGGACCATGTGCTCAATAGTGCAACTGCGTCCTCTTACCACAAGGGGGCTCCCCCACACAGTTGACAGCCTTTCCAACACATAGCCTGTGCTTAAAGGTAAGCCTAAAGACAGACGCGAATGCCACTCCATTTGGCCAGCTTCCTATAGCGCATGGGTCCCTAAttccagtccacgagggccggtgtccctgcaggttttagatgtgtccttgatccatcacagcttaTTTAAATGGACAAATTACCTTCtcagcatgtcttgaagttctccagaggcctggtaatgaactaattatgtgattcaggtgtgttgacccagggtgagatctaaaacctgcagggacaccggccctcgcggactgggattggggacccctgctatAGCGTTTCTTGTACAGGGTGGGTAGGGGCAGGCAGGATATGCTGGTGGAGGGGTCTGATCTTGACAGGGTGGCGTCTCCCAGAGTCCAGCATGTCACCAAACCATAGGAGTGAGAGAATCGAAGATTTAAAAGTGTTTGTCAATCATAAGTACTTAGTGCATTACCACCTGATGAGCATATTACCAAGAGAATGAGGAGTACAATGCAAAAGTCAAAAAAGAGGGGTCGAAAGGAGAGGCGAAGACGGCCTGCCAAGCACACTGGCACCATCTCATATGATCAACTATGAATAACTTTCATATGACCTTCAaaaatttgtttttccttcccgctgtcacaAATTACTAGATCATAGTAGGTCATCTgatttgggtttttctctgtattattgtagggttttacaatataaagcaccttgaggcgactgctgttgtgatttaatgctatataaataaaatagcatTGAACTGAACAGTATTACTATGCATACTAgaaactttttaaatgttttgtgttgATTTGGTCTAATAAAGTAAAACTGTTCCAGTCCTACAGCTTTGGAAACGTCAACTGTCCCACATTTTATTTAGATCAGCAGTATTCAAGTAAAATGGGCCAGTTCAATTccaaagtaaaaaaagagacatttaAAATAAGTTCCATTATTTTAAAgatcattttcatttaataatataaaaatgtaaggttgttttaatgtctttgaattgcatttaaacattaaaacatatGGAATATTCCACACCCTTGGAAGAACGCCTATGCTTGCTTTGGCCTGTTGACTGTTTGCCTGTACTAAGCAGACATCTTTTCTGTCTCCTCTCTGTTCTCTCTTTTCAACATGCTGTCTGTACTAAACAGTTTAGCATCCTTTTAGGCTATGTCCGAAATAATACGTTTTCGTTTAAAAACGCattgttttctctccgttttggcctcccctCCACACTGAGatgggagatttttttttttacctctctccTGTATTTACCATTTTATTCCTTACAAAAGGATGCTTTTTtcctaaatgtttttttaaaaaaattcaacaTTTGCCATGTattcttttaaatttaaatatttttgttggTAAATTTTACTGGTTCTTGTgaaaaatttttttattttccttgtagtttgactttttctgggaaatttcaaattatttttctgTAACAGTGGTGTTTTGTTGATCATCACATGGGCAGATGTTATGGTAATGTTCAAAAGTCACTTTACCAACCACAGACCAAGCCCACATCCCTTGATGTGTGTACAGTCAGcctatagagattgaaaatgtgatgtcattcaggggtaaaaccgcaaaggattctgggaacttgtggcaagaggtactagcgcacgcaggctttcaattgaaatcagttacacagcgataaaaagaaacacaaaaaatggcaagaagctgttgtattattaactgcaatagccggtcgcatgacagccacaggaagccgacgggtaaagagatcggttgttatcggattacgtcgttgaagagaaattgttcaagccatgtttccgaagtaacaaagaggcgacggatggtctggatataccaaatataacgtcccagaacactccagctcacatgttagtctgctccaagcatttccacaaaggtcagtgttttgtagtagttaatacgtcatttttcttaacataattggtgatataggttacaagcaagtctggcgctgaacagaaattgtcgcgctatgctcctttgtttattgtgcataaatagtgaattgtcctgacagaatattgcatttcgcttctgttattaccacggcacattgacaaaaacatatacttttattcacaggataaaactgtttttttgtatcactaattgcacagtacgattacagcatacaatattattgtcactgctacatttctgtaatgcgtaccagaaattatttccactactaattaattaccgttgagctcaaaggtcctattaataaacggttaacgaatgtgtatttatgaagacgatttgtgagactgataaacttacctttgttcgtacaatggtctttcgttctacacggtgcatttcaaggtcctgtacccatccgtcggtaaactgtacctgggcttgttgcagtgacctgaagttactaaaaacttcatgagtgtatgcactcactccaagaactgtataattataaatatgagtgtggtgaaagttgggcagcacgctaacgtcttttgtccactctgtgtgctcgtaagggtctaaccctttcactcctttgattttttcctcgtatcttttcgtTTCGTTTTGCACATACCTTTTTgggggggcaaagaaaaagcaagaaggtattggaaccggagaatgaacgttttgcggtgctgcaaatgcttgcatttgatgcagtacttggattgttttgccacgagttcccggcatgcaatgcacgaaagtcacgtggtctgtcaatctctatagcCGAGCGGGATCAGAGCAGCAGCATTTGCATTCCAGTGTGAGTGCTTTAAAACAATCGGACAGCACGGGCTCGTAACtctcaggctgtaaacatggcCGCGGGAATGAAAGGCAGTAAGAAGGCTCgagcttccaaaagaagaagaagaagacgaggaAGGAAAGCTACACCATCTACGTGTACAAGGTGCTGAAGCAGGTGCACCCGGACACCGGCATCTCCTCCAAGGCCATGAGCATCATGAACTGCTTCGTGAACGACGTCTTTGAACGCCTCGCGGCGGAGGCATCCCGCCTGGCTCAGTACAACGGCCGCTCCACCAGCAGCTCCCGGAAGATCCAGACCGCCGTGAGGCTGCTGCTGCCCGGAGAGTTGGCCAAGCACGCCGTGTCTGAGGGCACCAAGGCCGTGCACCAGCTCCAAGTGAAAAACCGGCGGGGACTGTGAGGACAAAACTTTATTGTACACAAAAATGTGAACACATGAAGGCGCTCGTTCGTTCACTGGTGATcattagctgtgtcccaaacgtaggctgcatccttcggaggccgcatttgaagaccgattatgtcacagccaggcgacgaattgggacagccttcgtcgcctggctgtgacgtaatcggtcaaatgcggccgacaaatgcgtccttcatttccccgaatttgaaggatgggtcgggtgtgtccttcgtggcccaccatatcccagaattcatagcgcggcccagccaatttcagtttccaacaatggcggccgctactaagttttaatattgctcatattaatctttctgggtcacaaaataaacttttaacatattttcaggtgagaaagtagctgtgtaaacttcaaatatctgcttggttt from Pelmatolapia mariae isolate MD_Pm_ZW linkage group LG17, Pm_UMD_F_2, whole genome shotgun sequence includes:
- the LOC134615957 gene encoding late histone H2B.L4-like, with the protein product MQCTKVTWSVNLYSRAGSEQQHLHSSKKKKTRKESYTIYVYKVLKQVHPDTGISSKAMSIMNCFVNDVFERLAAEASRLAQYNGRSTSSSRKIQTAVRLLLPGELAKHAVSEGTKAVHQLQVKNRRGL